DNA sequence from the Phycisphaerae bacterium genome:
ACCCCGCTCTCACTCGAAGCGCCGCTGGCTACTGATATGAAGCAATTCTTGGAATTGCTTGGCACATCCTTATAGCCCCATTCGCGTCTTCGCCCGGAGGGCGCGCGATGGTTGCCAGGGACTTCGAGTCCCTGGGAAGGAAGACCCTGCCCCATCCCCCTAATTTGCTGGTGCGAAAATCCCTTCTCGCACTTCTCCCCGCCGGACTCCTCCGGCCTTTGTGGCACCGGCTCTCAGCCGGTGTAGGAGGGCGAGGCCCCCGCCGAGCCGCCGTAGCGTCCAGCGCCGCGCCGAGGGGTTGACTTTTTAGAAACGGTTACTACACTCTTAATGGACCGACGTGTAGTCGGTTGCTCTAGGGTTGTCCGCAATACCGCCTGCGGCCGCCCATGAAAGAGCCCTGGCAAACGTGTATCAGATGAATTGGCGGACGCACAAGGAGAAACCCCATGGCAAAACGTCCCAAGAGTAGGCTAGGAACGGGTTGACAATTGGCGTCTGCCCGTCCGGCCTAGGAGATTTTCATGAAGAATCTTTTGGACCGGTTCATTGAGCTCGCAACGAAAAAATTGAATTCAGGAAAATGTAAAGAAGGGCAAGCCGACTTTCTGCGCCAGGCGATCCAGACCCTAGAAGGGGTCAAGCATGATCTCGCCGACGCCTCGAAGGACCGGGCGCCCATCCACCGGAGATTCTGGACTGCAATCATGTGCCTCGGCGCGGGGGGAGCGCTGGAGGAAGACATACCTGATGGATGACAGAATTACTATCGCTGGCGCCGGTAGCGTCCTGAGGCAACTCCGGACCAAAGCCGGCCTATCCTTGGATGATTTGGCCGGCCGGCTCGATTGGGACAAAGGCCGGCTTTCCAAGTATGAGAATGACCAGCTTGGCCTCTCGCTCGACGTCATCGAGCAGATCGCCGTTGCCCTCGACCAGCGGGCCGAGCCAGTCATCCTGCGGCTCCTGCAGCACCGTTACCCTTCGCTCGCCTCTCCGCGCTCGAAGGTCGGAAGATTGCTGCGAGAAGCCGTCGACGAGATGACGCGGTAGGTTGCGGCCACGCGGTCATACCGTACAATTCCATTCTCTCGACGGAGGGCCGCATGAAACTCTTTATTTCTTGGTCCGGTGAAACAAGCAAGCAGATCGCACTAGTGATGCGCGAGTGGGTACGGCTCGTTTTCCCTACGGTGCAACCCTTCCTTTCGTCGGAGGACATACGGGACGGTGCCCGTTGGAATGAGACTATCGGCAAAGAGCTTTCCGAAACTCAAACAGGTCTGATCTGTCTGACCCCTGAGAATCTTCGTGCCCCTTGGATTCACTTCGAGGCAGGTGCCGTTTCAAAGTCGCCAAATACTTCGACCGTCATCGTGCTTCCGTTTGTCGTGAAAGTCTCGGAGGTTCCCGGCACACTCAGCCAATTTCAGGTTACACCCTGGGAAAAGGAAAAAATCCTGCACCTGGCAAAGACGATTAACAGCCTGCTGCCTTTGGAACACCAGCGCAAAGAGACTGAACTGGCGAAAGTTTTTGAGATGCACTGGCCGGAACTTGCGAAATCTGTCTCGACGCTTACGGACGGAATCGGAGCGCGAGACGCGAAGCCGAAGGCGGCAAAGGTCCCGCTGCCGGATCAGCAGGAAGCCATCGAACGAATTCTACTTCTCCTTCAGGAGCAGCAGCGCGCGATCAACGAAATCCGGGAGCGCATGACTTTGCCGGGTCCAATTCCCATCTATGGTGGGCTCGAAGCCTCTCCCGACAATGCGATACGAAATCGTCTCTGGCGTTCTATAAGACGGCGCGCGGCCCTAGCGGGAGACTACTCACGGAAGCCAGACATTAAGAAGTTGCTGGCGAACGGCTTGTTTGAAGACGCCGAGTTCAAGATGATCGTTCAAGCGTTCGATGCCTTTAGAATGGAATTACCCTCCCCAATTGTGCGCGAGGGGTTAAGGGGATTTGCGAATTTGCTGGATGCCAGGACCAAAGCTATGAAGGAAGCGCGGACGCGAGAAACTCCTCCTCAACAACCGTCGGCGCCACAACAGGCTTACGTCGACGGGAGCCCCGTGACCACACAAACCTCCCCGGCTCCTCCCCTCTAATGGTGAACTTAATCACTTTGCGTCGCGCTTTGCGATCGCCTCTAGCTTATCCTTCGGTAACGATACATAAATGTTGTCGATCTCTTTAGGTTCGCTGATCATTTTGTTGGCAATAAAGTTGACGAGCCGAAAAAGCATGTTTGCAGTCGCTCTGTCGTCACGAAGGTCGATTGTGCCAGGATGTACCGCTTCGTTTCCGATCACCCGAACGGTGTCCAATGCCTGTTGCACCTTCGTCGGAAGTCCAGCCGCAACTAGAGCTTTGACATCGTCGTTAATATTCTTGCCTTCTTGTCCAAGGTGACGGCACATTTTTTGGATTGCCAACCTCAAAAGAGCAGCCGCACCTCTCGGCGAATATCCTACAATTGATCTAGCTTCTTCATAATCTTCCACGATGTCGCGTGGCAAATCCGGATTCGGAGGTTCAGCACCGGAATGCACCGGATATATCATCTTTTCGCCGAGCCAGATCGTCGGGTACTGACAGTGCTCGCAATTGCTCACCATGAATCGCTTGTCATTAAACTGCTCCCCAAAACCATCCGACCGCTCTCCTGCCCTCAAAAAGTACCAACGCTGCCGACAATAGACGTGACAGTTTGCGCAGTTGAACGCCTCAAGCTTCAATTCTGGCAATACGTATTCAGGTTTCATTCGAACTCAGCATTTGATACCTAGATGGGCTCGTACGCCAAAACGCTAAGGAACCCGAATTAGAGGCCCGCCAACGCGGATCGCAAGTATCATTCGGGCTCCTTCAAGCGGAGTATCTTCGCAGATGCGAAATCTGTTGTCGAGCCCATATTCCGTTAGTCAAGACGTCAATTACCCGTCCCGGTGCCTCCCCGCTCCGCTCCCCCCTCAACTCTGTCGCCTTTGCTGTCCAAACTCCGCCCCGTGAAAAGAAAGCAAAAAAAGAACGCCGCCCAAACAGGCGGCGTTCCGGGACGTTCACTCCCTAAAAGTAGTGGTGGCGGTTACTGCCGAAGGAAGGCCTGAGGCTTGAGACCTGAGGCTTGAGGGGAGGTAAGTGCTTTCAAGAAGCCTCTGTACCTCCATGCCCTCCGCTTCTCCGCGCCTCAAGCCTGTAGCCTCAAGTCTCAAGCCTCTTTTTACAGGGAGCAGTGAGCACGTATACAGGCAGCGGACAAAAAGAGCGGCGAAGCCCCCGTTGTCGTCGAGCCTATGGCTTACGGCTTCTGGCTGACGGCTCCCCGCCCCGGAGTTTCCGCGCCCATGCGACCAAAATTCATGAATTTCAGCCCAATTCAACCACTCATTTTTTTTTCGCGCCCCCCGCGCCTTCGTGCCTATGTGCCTCCGTGCCTTCGTGCCTCTCTGTATTCGTTCCGCCCTGTTCCGTCCTGTTCCACCAAACAAAACCGATCTCCGCGCCGGAGTTTACCCGCCGTGGCGGGTGTCCTCCGTGCTGAGGTGTTCCATTATTTTCCGTTATTCTCCGGCCCAAAAAAGAATCCGGCCTGGGTGCCCGCTGGCGTTGCCGTCGTCCAGCCCCATCCCGCTAAACCAAATCGCTCGGCTATGCCGGTCGGTGTACCGCCGAGTCCGGGAGCATCGGCCGGACGCCGGCGCCCGACGCCGCCATCGATGCGCTGGTCTTCGCCGAGAACTTCGCCAGCAACTGGTTCAAGACCGCCGGTTCCACCGGCTTGGTCAAATGATGATCGAACCCGGCTTCCCGCGCGCGGCGCTTGTCGTCTTCCTGCCCCCAGCCGGTCAGGGCGATGAGCGCCATCTTTCCGCCCCACGGTTGGCGGCGGATGTGCATGGCCGCATCGTACCCGTTCATCCTCGGCAATCCGATGTCGAGCAGAACCACCTCGGGCTGAAACGCCTCGGCGGTCTGGATGGCCTCTTCGCCGTCGTGGGCGATTTGGGCGTCGTGGCCGTCGATCCGCAGCAGCTTCTGCAGCCAATAGGCCGAGTCGCGATTGTCGTCCACCACGAGAATGCGGCACTTCGACACGAGGGAGGTCGCGGCGACCGATTCCGCCGGTCGCGCGACAGTCTTTACCGGCGGCATCGGCCCCACAGAAATTGGCAGGTGAACCACAAACTCACTCCCGTGCCCGAGCCCCGCGCTGCGGGCCTCGACCGTCCCGCCGTGCAGCTCGATCAGACCGCGGACCAGCGCCAGTCCCACGCCCAGACCCCCCTGAGCGCGTTCCAAGGCCGGCGCGGCCTGGGAGAACATTTCGAACACCCGCGGGAGATGCTCCGGAGCAATACCGATGCCGCTGTCGCGGACCGATATCGCGACTTCGCTGCCCATGCGCTCCGCGCTCAGCCGGATTCGTCCGCCCTTGTCCGTGTACTTGGCGGCATTGTTGAGCAGGTTGGAGAGGATCTGAGCCAGTCTCGCCGGGTCGGCGTCGAAATGGACCGGATGGGAGGGAAGCGCAACCTCCAGATCGTGAGCCCCCTGTTCGATGAACGTCCGCGACAGCTCCACGGCGCTGCGCACGACTTCGCCGAGTTCGACGCGCGCCTTGCGGAGCGAGATCTTCCCGCTGGTGATGCGCGACACATCCAGCAGATCATCTACCAGCCGCACGATCTGCACGAGCTGCCGCTCCATCAGGCGGCGCATCTCGCCGACGACTTCGGGCGGTTGGCCGGTGCGGCCCAGCAATTCCAGGGCATGGGAGAGCGCCGCCAGGGGATTGCGCAGCTCGTGTGACAGCGTTGCCAGGAATTCGTTCTTGCGACGGTCCGCCTCCGCCAATTGGTCGGACCGATCCTCCAGCGCCTGGAACAGGCGATTACGCTCCGTGACATCGCGGGCGATCTTCGATACGCCAATAATCCGGCCCCCGGAGCCGCGAATCGGTGAACAGGTCAGCGAAATAAGGATTTCCGTCCCGTCCTTTCGCCTGCGGATCGTATCGAAATTTTCGATCTCCTCGCCCCGCTTGATCCGCTCCAGAATCCGGGGCATCTCGTCGGCGCGACCCTCCGGAACCAGGAGGGAAATCGGGCGTCCCAGCATTTCCTCCGCCGTGTACCCGAAAATCTGCTCCGCGCCCGTATTCCAACTCGTCACCATCCCATTGAGGTCTTTGCCGATGACGGCGTCGTGCGAACCCTCCACAATCGCCGCCAGACGCTCGCGATCCGCGTCCGCCTGTCGTCGGGCGGTCACATCGCGGAAGACCAGTACGACGCCCGCGATCCGGCCGGTGTCGTCGCAAATCGGGCTGGCGCTGTCGTCGATGGGCCGCTCGGACCCATCCTTGGCGATGAGCATCGTATGGTTCGCCAACCCGACGATCCGCCCTTCGCGAAGGACCCGCGTAATGGGGCTCTCGACCGTTTCCCGCGTCTCTTCGTTGACGATGTGGAAGACACAATCCGACGATTGCCCCAACGCCTCGTCGTCGCCCCAGCCGGTCAGGGATTCGGCGATCGGATTCAGGAAAGTGACGCGCCCCCTGTCATCCGTCGTCATGACGGCATCGCCGATGCTGCGGAGCGTCACGTGCAGCCATTCGCGCTCTTCTTTGAGCTTCGCGGCCTGCTCCCGCATCGTTCGTTCCGCGCGGCGCCGTTCGGCCACGTCGCGGAAGACGAGTACGACGCCCGACACCTCTCCTTGAGCATTGCGGATGGGACTGGCGCTATCGTCGATGGGCCGCTCCGTTCCATCCCGCGCGATCAGGATCGTATGGTTCGCCAGGCCGACGACGCATCCTTCGCGCAGCGCCCGCGCCGCCGGGTCTTCGACCACCGCCCGCGTCTCCTCGTTGACGATATGGAAGACATCCGTCAGCGGCCGGCCCGCCGCCGCCGCCTGCGTCCAGCCGGTGAGCTCCTCCGCGATCGGATTCAGAAACGTTACCCGCCCCTTCGTATCGGTCGCAATCACCGCGTCGCCGATGCTTCCCAGTGTCGTGCGAAACCACTCCCGCTGGTCGTGAAGGTCCGCCGCCGCCTGCCGGCGATCTTGCAAATGACGCCGCAGGAACCACAGAAACACCAGCAGCGTTCCCAGCGCGACGCCCGCGGTAATCACCCGAGCCACGACGCTCACGAGATAAGCGCGTTCCTTGGCCGCCTGCCGCTGCCGTCGCAGATCCTGCTCCTCCTGCCGCATCTCGGCGATGAAGGCCCGAACGGAATCCAGCTTCGGCTTGTCCAGGTGCTGCAGGACCTCTTGGCGAACCGAATCAAAATCACGCTCTCTTCGCAGCGCGACGGTGTGGGAAAGCTCATCCAGCTTCATCTTCACGAGTTCGCGCAGGCGCGGGATCCGCGCCTGCTGCCGTTCGTGCTCAGCGGTCAACGCCCGGATGTTTTCGATTCTCGCGTCGGCGACGGCGACGGCGTGTTCATAGGGTGAAAGGAAGCGTTCGTCGCCGGTAATCAGATAGCCCCGCTGCCCGGATTCCGCCTCTTTGATCGTAGAGAGCAGGTCGTCCAGCGCCGTCAATGTTTCGTG
Encoded proteins:
- a CDS encoding PAS domain S-box protein, with amino-acid sequence MNRSTDRQMLIGMGAVAAVIGVSALIGYHNVRQLYLDAHRVTQTHETLTALDDLLSTIKEAESGQRGYLITGDERFLSPYEHAVAVADARIENIRALTAEHERQQARIPRLRELVKMKLDELSHTVALRRERDFDSVRQEVLQHLDKPKLDSVRAFIAEMRQEEQDLRRQRQAAKERAYLVSVVARVITAGVALGTLLVFLWFLRRHLQDRRQAAADLHDQREWFRTTLGSIGDAVIATDTKGRVTFLNPIAEELTGWTQAAAAGRPLTDVFHIVNEETRAVVEDPAARALREGCVVGLANHTILIARDGTERPIDDSASPIRNAQGEVSGVVLVFRDVAERRRAERTMREQAAKLKEEREWLHVTLRSIGDAVMTTDDRGRVTFLNPIAESLTGWGDDEALGQSSDCVFHIVNEETRETVESPITRVLREGRIVGLANHTMLIAKDGSERPIDDSASPICDDTGRIAGVVLVFRDVTARRQADADRERLAAIVEGSHDAVIGKDLNGMVTSWNTGAEQIFGYTAEEMLGRPISLLVPEGRADEMPRILERIKRGEEIENFDTIRRRKDGTEILISLTCSPIRGSGGRIIGVSKIARDVTERNRLFQALEDRSDQLAEADRRKNEFLATLSHELRNPLAALSHALELLGRTGQPPEVVGEMRRLMERQLVQIVRLVDDLLDVSRITSGKISLRKARVELGEVVRSAVELSRTFIEQGAHDLEVALPSHPVHFDADPARLAQILSNLLNNAAKYTDKGGRIRLSAERMGSEVAISVRDSGIGIAPEHLPRVFEMFSQAAPALERAQGGLGVGLALVRGLIELHGGTVEARSAGLGHGSEFVVHLPISVGPMPPVKTVARPAESVAATSLVSKCRILVVDDNRDSAYWLQKLLRIDGHDAQIAHDGEEAIQTAEAFQPEVVLLDIGLPRMNGYDAAMHIRRQPWGGKMALIALTGWGQEDDKRRAREAGFDHHLTKPVEPAVLNQLLAKFSAKTSASMAASGAGVRPMLPDSAVHRPA
- a CDS encoding DUF4145 domain-containing protein; its protein translation is MKPEYVLPELKLEAFNCANCHVYCRQRWYFLRAGERSDGFGEQFNDKRFMVSNCEHCQYPTIWLGEKMIYPVHSGAEPPNPDLPRDIVEDYEEARSIVGYSPRGAAALLRLAIQKMCRHLGQEGKNINDDVKALVAAGLPTKVQQALDTVRVIGNEAVHPGTIDLRDDRATANMLFRLVNFIANKMISEPKEIDNIYVSLPKDKLEAIAKRDAK
- a CDS encoding toll/interleukin-1 receptor domain-containing protein, encoding MKLFISWSGETSKQIALVMREWVRLVFPTVQPFLSSEDIRDGARWNETIGKELSETQTGLICLTPENLRAPWIHFEAGAVSKSPNTSTVIVLPFVVKVSEVPGTLSQFQVTPWEKEKILHLAKTINSLLPLEHQRKETELAKVFEMHWPELAKSVSTLTDGIGARDAKPKAAKVPLPDQQEAIERILLLLQEQQRAINEIRERMTLPGPIPIYGGLEASPDNAIRNRLWRSIRRRAALAGDYSRKPDIKKLLANGLFEDAEFKMIVQAFDAFRMELPSPIVREGLRGFANLLDARTKAMKEARTRETPPQQPSAPQQAYVDGSPVTTQTSPAPPL
- a CDS encoding helix-turn-helix transcriptional regulator; amino-acid sequence: MDDRITIAGAGSVLRQLRTKAGLSLDDLAGRLDWDKGRLSKYENDQLGLSLDVIEQIAVALDQRAEPVILRLLQHRYPSLASPRSKVGRLLREAVDEMTR